One Longimicrobium sp. genomic region harbors:
- a CDS encoding DinB family protein, which translates to MIDALRRAPEIVVPLVREVPPAILRRRPAPHRWSAHEHACHLAYVHALFFDRLDYMLRDPAPVIRPYLPGEQDADDLLLRMDLEAALACFAADRARLVARLEALGPADWAREAEHGEYRTYSVFIMFRHLALHDFLHAYRIEELLLRPDWAADADVPTA; encoded by the coding sequence GTGATCGACGCGCTCCGCCGGGCGCCCGAGATCGTCGTGCCCCTCGTACGCGAGGTGCCGCCGGCGATCCTGCGGCGGCGGCCGGCCCCGCACCGCTGGTCCGCCCACGAGCACGCGTGTCACCTCGCCTACGTGCACGCGCTCTTCTTCGACCGGCTCGACTACATGCTCCGCGACCCGGCGCCCGTGATCCGGCCCTACCTGCCGGGCGAGCAGGACGCCGACGACCTGCTGCTCCGCATGGACCTCGAGGCGGCGCTCGCGTGCTTCGCCGCCGACCGGGCGCGCCTGGTGGCCCGCCTGGAGGCGCTCGGCCCCGCGGACTGGGCGCGCGAGGCCGAGCACGGGGAGTACCGCACGTACTCCGTGTTCATCATGTTCCGGCACCTGGCACTGCACGACTTTCTGCACGCGTACCGCATCGAGGAGCTCCTGCTGCGCCCGGACTGGGCCGCCGACGCCGACGTGCCGACGGCCTAA
- a CDS encoding dihydrofolate reductase family protein — MARLLVRGFSISLDGYGAGSSQSVENPLGVGGEDLHDWLVHTRTFKRMQRREGGDTGIDEDFAARGFANIGAWILGRNMFGPIRGPWPDESWRGWWGANPPYHAPVFVLTHHPRPQLEMEGGTVFHFVTEGIEVALERARDAAGPRDIRLLGGVATLRQYLQARLVDEMHLAVAPILLGSGEHLLAGLNLPALGYACTEYVPSGKAGHYVIART, encoded by the coding sequence ATGGCACGACTGCTCGTTCGCGGCTTTTCGATCTCTCTCGATGGGTACGGCGCGGGTTCAAGTCAGTCGGTCGAGAATCCGCTCGGCGTCGGCGGAGAGGATTTGCATGACTGGTTGGTTCACACCCGCACCTTCAAACGCATGCAACGCCGCGAGGGTGGAGACACGGGCATTGACGAGGACTTCGCAGCCCGCGGCTTTGCGAATATCGGAGCATGGATACTCGGTCGTAACATGTTCGGCCCCATACGCGGTCCCTGGCCTGACGAGTCCTGGCGCGGCTGGTGGGGAGCGAATCCGCCTTATCACGCGCCTGTGTTCGTTCTGACGCACCACCCGCGGCCGCAACTTGAAATGGAAGGGGGGACTGTCTTCCATTTCGTCACCGAAGGCATCGAAGTGGCGCTGGAGCGTGCCCGCGACGCGGCGGGTCCCCGGGACATTCGTCTCCTTGGTGGCGTCGCCACCCTTCGCCAGTATTTGCAGGCCCGCTTAGTAGATGAAATGCATTTGGCCGTAGCACCGATCCTGCTCGGCTCGGGAGAGCACCTGCTTGCGGGACTCAACCTTCCGGCGCTCGGCTACGCGTGCACGGAATACGTCCCGAGTGGGAAAGCGGGGCATTACGTCATTGCCCGAACCTGA
- a CDS encoding amidohydrolase family protein, producing MIDVTRGTRLAAQTVLVAGTRIVMVGPARSVAVPGGARVVDGRGAFLVPGLWDMHVHSGGYDHGRRYLPALLAQGITGVRDMGTPLEDVLRLRAESRRPPSDDELPLPRVVVAGPLLNGPLPFHTPLILSVSTAREARAAVDSLVSRGVDFVKVHDALPRAEYFAIADEARRRGIAFAGHIPPSITADEATRAGQHSIEHLGGRFYGELLACSDREQALRAAVDTIVAGALRDMRAGRAPDDAAVFRATLTRPLVESFSATREYTRIGTIVAARQWEVPTLISQPLRDALSDATLRLTSEDRRWADSLLALQMRLVRDMRRAGVGLLAGTDRDIARPALADELTLLAAAGLTPLEVLRAATLDPALYLAATDSLGAVAPGKLADLVLLDADPLRDIGAIRRVRAVVANGRLLDEVERQRLVRRAAAGLRTPLTLGGIFMDERLWEEPFPRWSTSVRR from the coding sequence GTGATCGACGTCACGCGCGGGACGCGGCTCGCTGCGCAAACGGTGCTCGTCGCCGGCACGCGGATCGTGATGGTGGGACCCGCCCGGTCGGTCGCCGTACCTGGCGGAGCGCGGGTGGTGGACGGCCGCGGCGCGTTCCTCGTCCCGGGGCTTTGGGACATGCACGTGCATTCCGGTGGCTACGACCATGGCCGTCGCTACCTGCCCGCACTACTCGCGCAAGGGATCACTGGCGTACGGGATATGGGCACGCCGCTCGAGGACGTGCTGCGGCTGCGCGCCGAGAGCCGGCGGCCGCCGTCAGACGACGAGCTCCCACTACCGCGGGTGGTCGTGGCGGGCCCCTTGCTGAACGGTCCACTCCCATTCCACACACCGCTCATCCTTTCCGTGTCAACCGCGCGCGAAGCGCGTGCCGCCGTGGATAGCCTCGTCTCGCGCGGTGTCGACTTCGTGAAGGTGCATGACGCGCTACCGCGCGCGGAGTACTTCGCCATCGCAGACGAGGCACGACGGCGCGGCATCGCATTCGCCGGCCACATCCCGCCGTCGATCACCGCGGACGAAGCGACACGCGCCGGCCAGCACAGCATCGAGCACCTGGGCGGTCGTTTCTACGGCGAACTGCTCGCCTGTTCCGACCGCGAGCAGGCGCTGCGCGCCGCTGTCGATACGATCGTCGCAGGCGCGCTGCGCGACATGCGCGCCGGACGCGCACCGGACGACGCGGCAGTCTTCCGGGCGACGCTCACGCGGCCGCTCGTCGAGAGTTTCAGCGCAACGCGCGAGTACACGCGCATTGGCACCATTGTCGCCGCGCGTCAGTGGGAGGTCCCGACGCTCATATCGCAGCCGTTGCGCGACGCGCTCAGCGACGCGACACTGCGGCTAACGTCGGAGGACCGGCGGTGGGCCGACTCGCTTCTTGCGCTCCAGATGCGGCTCGTACGCGACATGCGGCGCGCCGGCGTGGGCCTCCTGGCAGGCACCGACCGCGACATTGCGCGCCCGGCACTCGCCGACGAGCTGACGCTGCTCGCGGCAGCGGGGCTCACTCCACTCGAGGTGTTGCGCGCGGCGACGCTCGACCCCGCGCTTTATCTTGCGGCGACCGATTCGCTAGGCGCTGTTGCACCCGGCAAGCTCGCGGACCTCGTGTTACTAGACGCGGACCCGCTGCGTGACATTGGCGCGATTCGCCGCGTGCGCGCCGTCGTGGCGAACGGGCGGCTGCTCGACGAGGTGGAGCGGCAGAGGCTCGTGCGGCGAGCGGCAGCGGGGCTCAGGACGCCCTTGACACTCGGTGGCATCTTCATGGATGAGCGTCTTTGGGAGGAGCCATTTCCGAGATGGTCCACTTCGGTGCGGCGGTAG
- a CDS encoding type II toxin-antitoxin system VapC family toxin, producing MGKYVIGPDVALHLAALEAAIPEEHQMLAPTLFRSQTLSLLYRAVRQGEITRKDAERRLEYVRALRIRLLGDRVLQDVAWRIAEKLGWADTLLAEYIALTKLQADAFITLDSELAHAVEGVVTTAAIDVLR from the coding sequence ATGGGTAAGTACGTGATCGGCCCAGATGTGGCTCTCCACCTCGCGGCTCTGGAGGCCGCGATCCCGGAAGAGCATCAGATGTTGGCTCCTACCCTGTTTCGCTCGCAGACGCTATCGCTGCTCTATCGAGCGGTACGCCAGGGAGAGATAACCCGGAAGGATGCCGAGCGACGCCTCGAGTATGTGCGCGCTTTACGCATTCGACTGCTCGGCGATCGCGTCCTTCAAGACGTGGCCTGGAGGATCGCCGAGAAGCTCGGGTGGGCCGACACGCTGCTTGCCGAGTACATCGCACTCACCAAACTTCAAGCGGACGCGTTCATCACCCTCGACTCCGAGCTCGCTCACGCTGTAGAGGGCGTGGTCACGACTGCGGCCATCGACGTACTACGCTGA
- a CDS encoding DUF1801 domain-containing protein → MSPKKDTQKSAKSATVTNEKSQGFTDEERAAMKERARELKAEARQADGEGAVLAKIAEMPEPDRAMAERLHAIIKASAPALAPKTWYGMPAYAKDGKVVCFFQSAQKFKSRYATFGFSDEANLDEGAMWPTSFALKELTAAEEARIGALVKKAVS, encoded by the coding sequence GTGAGCCCCAAGAAGGACACGCAGAAATCCGCCAAGAGCGCCACCGTGACCAACGAAAAGTCCCAGGGATTCACGGACGAAGAACGGGCTGCGATGAAGGAGCGCGCCCGGGAGCTGAAGGCGGAAGCGCGCCAGGCGGACGGGGAAGGCGCCGTGCTCGCGAAGATCGCCGAGATGCCGGAACCGGATCGCGCCATGGCCGAGCGGCTCCATGCCATCATCAAAGCCAGCGCGCCGGCCCTCGCGCCGAAAACCTGGTACGGGATGCCCGCGTATGCAAAGGACGGCAAGGTCGTCTGCTTCTTCCAGAGCGCGCAGAAGTTCAAATCGAGGTACGCGACGTTCGGCTTCAGCGACGAGGCGAACCTCGACGAAGGCGCCATGTGGCCGACCTCCTTCGCGCTGAAGGAGCTGACCGCCGCCGAAGAGGCGAGGATCGGCGCGCTCGTGAAGAAGGCGGTGAGCTGA
- a CDS encoding VOC family protein: protein MKRVTGIGGIFFKAKDAPALQAWYKAHLGIDVQPWGGAAFDWVDSDGKPTGGTTAWLVASEESEQFAPSKASFMVNYRVEDLHALVAALKAEGCNVLDKIDDSEYGKFGWVIDPEGNKVELWQPPAGQ from the coding sequence ATGAAGCGAGTCACTGGCATCGGCGGCATCTTTTTCAAGGCGAAGGATGCACCTGCGCTGCAGGCCTGGTACAAGGCTCATCTCGGCATCGATGTCCAGCCGTGGGGCGGTGCCGCGTTCGACTGGGTCGACTCGGATGGCAAGCCCACGGGCGGAACGACCGCCTGGTTGGTTGCTTCGGAGGAAAGCGAGCAGTTTGCTCCGAGCAAAGCCTCGTTCATGGTCAACTACCGCGTTGAAGACCTCCACGCCCTGGTCGCGGCGCTCAAAGCGGAAGGCTGCAACGTCCTCGACAAGATCGATGACTCCGAGTACGGCAAGTTCGGATGGGTCATCGATCCTGAGGGAAACAAGGTCGAATTGTGGCAGCCACCTGCCGGTCAATGA